One Paraburkholderia agricolaris DNA segment encodes these proteins:
- a CDS encoding Pr6Pr family membrane protein: MRPAPDHHHEPELPLHTPSVSSVTLAAIIAVIAWISIVAQADLTIDRTLARGLGVLDGVARMSSYLTNLTVLACAVCFTCVALRRRSLAIIRFFRQPTVVTAVVVYMAFVGIAYNLLLRGMWSPRAYRLLLNESMHSVLPMLTVLYWVLFVPRFHLRLRHCLLWLIYPVAYLAITFWRGSLSDFYPYPFINVDVLGVRHVVVNSALLFGGFLMLMAVFVGINFRRRR, encoded by the coding sequence ATGCGCCCTGCCCCAGATCATCACCATGAGCCCGAGCTTCCGCTCCACACGCCCAGCGTCTCGTCTGTGACGCTGGCGGCGATCATTGCCGTGATCGCGTGGATTTCGATCGTTGCGCAAGCCGACCTGACGATCGACCGCACGCTAGCCCGCGGGCTCGGCGTGCTTGATGGGGTTGCGCGGATGAGCAGTTACCTCACCAATCTAACGGTATTAGCGTGCGCGGTCTGCTTTACCTGCGTAGCGTTACGAAGGCGCAGCCTGGCGATCATACGTTTTTTTCGGCAGCCAACCGTCGTGACCGCGGTCGTTGTCTACATGGCATTTGTGGGGATTGCCTACAACCTGCTTCTACGCGGAATGTGGTCGCCGAGGGCGTACAGGCTGCTGCTCAACGAATCGATGCACAGCGTTTTACCGATGCTGACGGTGCTTTACTGGGTGTTATTCGTACCGCGATTTCATTTACGGTTACGGCATTGCCTGCTGTGGCTGATCTATCCCGTCGCGTACCTCGCCATCACTTTCTGGCGCGGGAGTTTGTCAGACTTTTATCCCTATCCTTTCATCAACGTCGACGTGCTCGGCGTCAGACACGTCGTCGTCAATTCCGCCCTACTGTTTGGGGGATTTCTGATGTTGATGGCCGTGTTCGTGGGGATCAACTTTAGGCGTAGACGCTGA
- the motB gene encoding flagellar motor protein MotB: MSERRSRASQQEETSAPVIVRRSKKGGDHGAHHGGAWKIAYADFVTAMMAFFLLMWLLGSTSKYDKQGIEDYFNTPLSSLLGGNEGTAAARPNVIQGGGRDITDTRPGDGKKTQTEPTPPAKVPPIVAPADAARLQQLKEKLTALIEQSPALRAFKDQIRISITNEGLRIEIVDSQNRPMFPSGSSKLQPYAVTILTQIGAALNDVENRISIAGHTDAVPYTAGPEGYSNWELSSERANAARRALVAGGMHGEKLLQVRGLADVLPLNSNVADEPTNRRISILVLNKAAELAFFHDGGRTTIDETSPASSAIPEVVSRLQPVSVSRSTP, from the coding sequence ATGAGTGAAAGAAGATCGCGCGCGTCCCAGCAGGAAGAGACCAGCGCTCCGGTGATCGTACGCCGCTCGAAGAAGGGTGGCGATCATGGCGCCCATCACGGCGGCGCATGGAAAATCGCCTACGCCGACTTCGTCACCGCGATGATGGCGTTCTTCCTGCTGATGTGGCTGCTCGGTTCGACGTCCAAGTACGACAAGCAAGGCATCGAAGACTATTTCAACACCCCGCTGTCGAGCCTGCTCGGCGGCAACGAAGGCACGGCAGCGGCACGTCCGAACGTCATCCAGGGCGGCGGGCGCGACATCACCGACACCCGTCCCGGCGACGGCAAGAAAACCCAGACCGAACCCACACCACCGGCGAAGGTCCCACCGATCGTGGCCCCCGCCGACGCGGCACGGCTTCAGCAATTGAAAGAGAAGCTCACCGCCTTGATCGAACAGAGCCCGGCGTTGAGGGCATTCAAGGATCAGATCCGCATTTCGATCACGAACGAAGGTCTGCGCATCGAGATTGTCGATTCACAGAATCGTCCGATGTTTCCGTCCGGCAGTTCAAAGTTGCAGCCTTATGCCGTGACGATCCTGACGCAAATCGGCGCCGCGCTCAACGACGTGGAGAACCGCATTTCGATAGCCGGCCACACCGACGCAGTGCCGTACACGGCCGGCCCGGAGGGCTATTCAAACTGGGAGCTTTCGTCTGAGCGGGCCAACGCCGCACGCCGTGCGTTGGTAGCGGGCGGCATGCACGGCGAGAAGCTGCTGCAGGTGCGCGGGCTCGCCGATGTATTGCCGCTAAACAGCAACGTCGCCGACGAGCCGACCAATCGGCGGATCAGCATCCTTGTACTGAACAAGGCCGCGGAACTCGCGTTCTTCCACGACGGCGGCCGCACGACGATTGACGAAACGTCGCCCGCAAGTTCGGCTATACCCGAAGTAGTGAGCCGTTTGCAGCCGGTCAGCGTTTCACGTAGCACGCCATAG
- the motA gene encoding flagellar motor stator protein MotA, whose translation MFVAIGWVVVIASVIGSFVGVGGHLPALIQPFELLCIFGAAIGAFVVSNPTSTLKKTIKAIPSCFKSGGYTKEKYLELIALLYELLQKARKEGMMALEADVAAPEESVLFQKYSHVLKDHHLLDFIVDYLRMMSGGNVNVLEVQDLMDEELATHHAEASVAANAIQKMADGLPAFGIVAAVMGVVHTMGSVGAPPAVLGEMIAGALVGTFLGILLAYGFIGPVADLLNAKGRAEAKPYQCVKAVLLAALSGYAPPIAVEFGRKVLFTADRPSFQELDDAVRATKMPKSA comes from the coding sequence ATGTTTGTCGCAATTGGCTGGGTAGTGGTAATCGCTTCTGTAATCGGTAGTTTTGTCGGTGTAGGCGGGCATCTTCCCGCGCTCATTCAACCATTCGAACTGCTATGCATTTTTGGCGCCGCGATCGGCGCGTTCGTTGTAAGCAATCCGACCTCCACGCTGAAGAAAACGATCAAGGCGATTCCTTCGTGCTTTAAGAGCGGCGGATATACGAAGGAAAAATATCTCGAGCTGATCGCGTTACTCTACGAGTTGCTTCAGAAGGCGCGCAAGGAAGGCATGATGGCGCTCGAAGCCGACGTCGCCGCGCCGGAAGAAAGTGTGCTGTTCCAGAAGTATTCGCACGTATTGAAGGACCATCATCTGCTCGACTTCATCGTCGACTATTTACGCATGATGTCCGGCGGCAACGTGAACGTGCTTGAAGTGCAGGACCTGATGGACGAAGAACTGGCCACGCATCATGCCGAAGCGTCGGTCGCGGCCAATGCGATTCAGAAGATGGCCGACGGCTTACCTGCATTCGGCATTGTCGCCGCGGTGATGGGCGTGGTCCACACGATGGGCTCGGTCGGCGCGCCGCCCGCCGTGCTCGGCGAGATGATCGCCGGCGCGCTGGTCGGCACCTTCCTCGGCATTCTGCTCGCCTATGGTTTTATCGGACCGGTCGCCGATCTGCTCAATGCCAAGGGTCGCGCCGAAGCCAAACCTTATCAATGCGTGAAGGCAGTATTGCTCGCAGCGCTCTCCGGCTATGCACCGCCGATCGCCGTCGAATTCGGCCGCAAGGTGCTGTTCACCGCCGACCGCCCGAGCTTCCAGGAACTCGACGACGCCGTGCGCGCCACCAAGATGCCGAAATCGGCCTGA
- a CDS encoding DUF2252 domain-containing protein: MRASTIAEREARGRAAREHSKRSSHRTVGELHRNPIELLKQSSEGRVEKLVPLRYGRMSVSPFTFFRGTAIIQAHDLSRVPDTGLSMPICGDGHLMNFGGFATPERQLVFDLNDFDEVATGPFEWDLKRLTASLVVAARHMRLSRGTAEHLVMTAATEYRDRMAQYAQCGALELWYDRITFDLMAETALTPERRRVVRRGMEKAAGRTHESLLEKMAEFDGNRWSIRDAPPGLFHVHGVNTLFSADDDWFMTANWNKLIERTWSEYLKTLSHDRRELLSHFTAQDLVFKVVGVGSVGTRCLVLLNVDHMGKPLFIQIKEARPSVIAQYYKAPSLKHEGERVVRGQRMLQAASDIFLGWASGPSGRHFYFRQLRDMKLSANIELFDTDLLEGYAKLCGWIMARAHAKASGQAIEVSAYIGRGDQFAESLTGYAASYADQVERDYDVFLKACRSGELEARTDEDMAADFRV; this comes from the coding sequence ATGAGAGCCAGCACCATCGCCGAACGGGAAGCCCGTGGCCGCGCCGCCCGCGAGCACTCGAAGCGGTCGAGCCATCGTACGGTAGGCGAATTGCATCGCAACCCGATTGAGTTGCTAAAGCAAAGCAGTGAAGGGCGGGTCGAAAAGCTCGTGCCCTTGCGCTACGGGCGCATGTCGGTGTCGCCATTCACGTTCTTTCGCGGCACCGCGATCATTCAGGCTCACGATCTGAGCCGGGTGCCCGACACAGGTCTCTCCATGCCGATATGCGGCGACGGCCATCTGATGAATTTCGGCGGCTTCGCGACGCCGGAGCGTCAACTCGTATTCGACCTGAACGATTTCGACGAAGTCGCAACGGGCCCGTTCGAATGGGACTTGAAACGCCTGACCGCGAGCCTCGTGGTGGCCGCGCGTCATATGCGTTTGAGCCGCGGCACGGCCGAGCATCTGGTGATGACCGCCGCCACCGAATATCGCGACCGTATGGCGCAATACGCGCAATGCGGCGCGCTCGAACTCTGGTACGACCGTATCACCTTCGATCTGATGGCCGAGACAGCGTTGACACCCGAGCGTCGCCGCGTCGTGCGCCGTGGCATGGAGAAGGCGGCGGGCCGTACCCACGAAAGCCTGCTGGAGAAAATGGCGGAGTTCGATGGCAATCGCTGGTCGATTCGCGACGCGCCGCCTGGACTCTTTCATGTGCATGGCGTCAATACGCTGTTTTCTGCCGACGACGACTGGTTCATGACCGCTAACTGGAACAAGTTGATCGAGCGGACGTGGAGCGAGTACCTGAAAACCTTGTCGCACGATCGGCGGGAGTTGCTCAGCCATTTCACGGCACAGGACCTGGTGTTCAAGGTAGTAGGCGTGGGCAGCGTGGGCACGCGTTGTCTTGTACTGCTGAACGTCGATCACATGGGCAAGCCGTTGTTCATCCAGATCAAGGAAGCACGGCCGTCGGTGATCGCGCAGTACTACAAGGCGCCCTCGCTCAAGCACGAGGGCGAGCGGGTGGTTCGCGGGCAGCGCATGCTGCAGGCAGCGAGCGATATCTTTCTCGGCTGGGCGAGCGGGCCGTCAGGGCGCCACTTCTACTTCCGGCAACTGCGCGACATGAAGTTGTCGGCGAACATCGAGCTGTTCGACACGGACCTCCTTGAAGGCTACGCGAAACTGTGCGGCTGGATCATGGCGCGTGCGCATGCCAAGGCGAGTGGCCAGGCAATCGAAGTCAGCGCGTACATCGGCCGTGGCGATCAGTTTGCGGAATCCCTCACCGGCTACGCCGCCAGCTACGCGGACCAGGTGGAACGCGATTACGACGTGTTCCTGAAAGCCTGCCGCAGCGGCGAGCTCGAGGCGCGCACGGACGAAGACATGGCGGCGGATTTCCGCGTGTAA
- a CDS encoding polysaccharide deacetylase family protein: protein MNQFFTQPQGAEAAPQRRWPRTGYPPMLTATTAWHVLVLAGCLLVPSAWPWWLAAIFANHAIFTVAGLLPRTSLLGPNWTHLPVGARNADAIALTIDDGPDPVVTPQVLDLLDAFKVRATFFCIGEKAQRHPEIARDIVARGHALENHSQVHLHTFSITFPASLRREIDAAQRTFEALSGERPMFFRAPAGLRNIFLEPVLSKLDLRLAAWTRRGYDTRERDPQVVAHRLLDGLAPRDILLLHDGNAALTIDGKPLILAVLPRVIDEARRRRLRFVTLREARIDD from the coding sequence ATGAACCAATTCTTCACACAGCCGCAAGGTGCTGAGGCCGCGCCGCAGCGCCGCTGGCCGCGCACCGGCTACCCCCCGATGCTCACGGCCACCACCGCCTGGCACGTATTGGTGCTGGCCGGATGCCTGCTGGTGCCCTCGGCGTGGCCGTGGTGGCTGGCCGCGATCTTCGCGAATCACGCTATTTTCACCGTGGCCGGCCTGTTGCCGCGCACCTCGCTGCTCGGCCCTAACTGGACGCACCTGCCGGTCGGCGCGCGCAACGCGGACGCGATCGCATTGACGATCGACGACGGTCCCGATCCCGTCGTCACCCCGCAAGTGCTCGATCTGCTCGACGCCTTCAAGGTGCGCGCCACCTTCTTCTGCATCGGCGAGAAAGCACAACGCCACCCGGAGATCGCACGCGACATCGTTGCACGCGGCCACGCGCTGGAAAACCATTCGCAGGTTCACCTGCACACGTTTTCGATCACGTTTCCAGCCTCACTCAGGCGCGAAATCGACGCGGCGCAACGCACCTTCGAAGCATTGAGCGGCGAGCGGCCCATGTTCTTCCGTGCCCCGGCGGGTTTGCGCAACATCTTTCTCGAACCCGTGCTGAGCAAGCTCGATTTGCGGCTCGCGGCGTGGACGCGGCGCGGTTACGACACGCGCGAGCGCGATCCGCAAGTCGTCGCGCACCGGCTGCTCGACGGCCTTGCCCCGCGCGACATTCTGCTGCTGCACGACGGCAATGCCGCGCTCACTATCGACGGCAAACCGCTGATACTCGCGGTCCTGCCGCGTGTGATCGATGAAGCCCGGCGGCGGCGCTTGCGTTTCGTTACGCTGCGTGAAGCACGTATCGACGACTGA
- a CDS encoding LysR family transcriptional regulator, which produces MRLRHIEIFHAIMRTGSLSKAAELLCVSQPAVSKALAHAERSLGFALFNRVHGRLQPTREAELLFSESQKLQANLDGIRHLARNLALQPEGHLRIGCLPSLGLSLIPAAVQVFRRTYSRVSLKIQTRHTEELLNALLTRDLDLAVALNPPARPGIAAIELGRTAIVCVGPPDDPEAQQPIDLPAFLARDWISIGNSDPLGELIGNALEAQGLDERVAAVEAQTWYVARALAARGIGYVLLDELTARGGAEPVAIRPVTPALSVGVFALWRDGGMDSQAGNAFLDVLRAPFA; this is translated from the coding sequence ATGCGTTTGCGTCACATCGAAATTTTTCACGCCATCATGCGTACGGGGTCGCTCTCGAAAGCGGCGGAACTGCTGTGCGTCTCCCAGCCTGCTGTCAGCAAGGCGCTCGCGCATGCGGAGCGCAGTCTCGGTTTTGCGCTATTCAACCGTGTGCATGGCCGTCTGCAGCCGACGCGCGAAGCGGAACTGCTGTTCTCGGAATCGCAGAAGCTGCAGGCCAATCTGGACGGGATTCGCCATCTGGCGCGCAATCTGGCGCTGCAGCCGGAGGGCCATTTGCGCATTGGGTGCTTGCCGAGCCTCGGTTTAAGTCTGATTCCGGCGGCGGTGCAGGTGTTTCGCCGCACCTATTCGCGCGTGTCGCTGAAAATCCAGACGCGCCATACGGAAGAACTGCTCAACGCGTTGCTCACGCGCGATCTCGACCTCGCGGTCGCGTTGAATCCGCCGGCGCGACCGGGCATCGCCGCGATCGAGCTGGGCCGCACGGCGATCGTTTGCGTCGGTCCGCCGGATGATCCCGAAGCACAGCAGCCGATCGATCTGCCGGCCTTCCTCGCCCGCGACTGGATCAGCATCGGCAACAGCGATCCGCTCGGCGAGCTGATCGGCAATGCGCTGGAAGCACAGGGGCTCGACGAACGCGTGGCGGCGGTCGAAGCACAGACCTGGTATGTGGCGCGCGCGCTGGCCGCGCGCGGCATTGGCTATGTTCTGCTTGACGAGCTGACTGCACGCGGCGGCGCGGAACCTGTTGCGATCCGTCCGGTGACGCCCGCGCTCTCGGTCGGCGTATTCGCGCTCTGGCGCGACGGCGGGATGGACTCGCAAGCCGGCAACGCATTTCTGGACGTATTGCGCGCGCCTTTCGCGTAA
- a CDS encoding D-amino acid dehydrogenase encodes MRVCVLGAGVVGLTSAYQLARDGHDVTILEGRDGAALETSFANGGQLSYSYVAPLADPSVLPHLPAWLLQRDSALRFVPRLDVQQWRWCLSFLLACRGSRARQTAMEMLQLGALSRDALHELVQREAIDFNYVRNGKLVVYRDAQAFDAARRKMAYLAAAGSDQRALDAAACVALEPALERAQPLLAGGIHTPSEEAGDCYTFGVALAGLLQARYGVAIHYATPVESMIIEAAEAVAARTPHGEIRADAFVVALGNGSAPLLRTLGVRLPMYPLTGYSLTLPGTPGHAPRVSVTDLHRKVVYAPLGERLRIAGMVEIAGMSVAQRERRLALLRRQAQEIFPDAGDYAVAETWCGHRPATPDSKPLLGATPYRNLWLNTGHGALGFTLACGSARVIADAIAGRTPPLDLGAYSWQR; translated from the coding sequence ATGCGGGTATGTGTACTCGGTGCAGGCGTGGTGGGATTGACGAGCGCGTATCAACTGGCGCGCGACGGCCATGACGTGACAATTCTCGAAGGCCGCGACGGTGCGGCGCTCGAAACGAGCTTCGCGAACGGCGGCCAACTGAGCTACAGCTATGTTGCGCCGCTGGCCGATCCATCGGTCTTGCCGCACTTGCCCGCGTGGCTGCTGCAACGCGATTCCGCCTTGCGCTTCGTGCCGCGCCTCGACGTGCAGCAATGGCGCTGGTGTCTATCGTTTTTGCTGGCGTGCCGCGGCAGCCGCGCGCGGCAGACGGCCATGGAAATGCTGCAGTTGGGCGCCCTGAGCCGCGACGCGTTGCACGAACTGGTGCAACGCGAAGCCATTGACTTCAATTACGTGCGCAACGGCAAGCTCGTCGTGTATCGCGACGCTCAGGCGTTCGACGCGGCGCGCCGCAAGATGGCGTATCTGGCGGCCGCGGGTTCGGACCAGCGCGCGCTCGATGCCGCCGCGTGCGTGGCGCTGGAGCCCGCGCTCGAACGCGCGCAGCCGTTGCTGGCCGGTGGTATTCATACGCCGTCAGAAGAAGCGGGCGACTGCTACACCTTCGGCGTGGCGCTCGCCGGTTTGCTGCAAGCGCGCTATGGCGTGGCGATTCACTATGCGACGCCGGTCGAGTCGATGATTATCGAAGCCGCTGAGGCCGTGGCGGCGCGCACGCCGCACGGCGAAATCCGTGCGGATGCATTCGTGGTGGCGTTGGGCAACGGCAGCGCGCCCTTGCTGCGCACGCTCGGCGTGCGGCTGCCGATGTATCCGCTCACCGGCTATAGCCTGACCTTACCCGGCACGCCCGGCCACGCGCCGCGCGTCAGCGTGACCGATCTGCATCGCAAGGTCGTGTATGCGCCGCTCGGCGAGCGCCTGCGGATTGCCGGCATGGTGGAGATCGCCGGCATGAGCGTCGCGCAACGCGAAAGGCGCCTCGCCTTGCTCAGGCGCCAGGCCCAGGAAATTTTCCCGGATGCCGGCGACTATGCGGTTGCCGAGACCTGGTGCGGGCATCGTCCCGCCACCCCGGACAGCAAACCGCTGCTTGGCGCTACGCCGTATCGCAATCTCTGGCTCAACACCGGGCACGGCGCGCTCGGTTTCACGCTGGCCTGCGGCAGTGCGCGCGTGATCGCGGATGCGATCGCGGGACGCACGCCGCCGCTCGATCTCGGTGCCTACTCGTGGCAGCGCTAG
- a CDS encoding glutamate/aspartate ABC transporter substrate-binding protein yields the protein MKLAAALTSIAIASTLSGAAHAEDSSATLKKIRETGVISLGVRESSVPFSYYDEQQQVIGYAQAIALKIVDEVKKELNLPNLKVKEVPITSQNRIPLIQNGTIDIECGSTTHTKDRDNQVAFSNSFFQYGVRMIVKKNSGIKDFPDLAGKTVVTTAGTSEERLLRQMNNEKGMNMRLISAKDHAESFLNVKTGRAVAFVMDDPLLYGAKAKEADANDYLITGTPPMSEVYGCMFRKEDPGFKKLADGVIARLQTSGEAATMYQKWFMQPIPPKGINLNYPLSADMKSLFANPNDRALD from the coding sequence ATGAAACTCGCAGCAGCACTGACCTCGATCGCTATCGCCTCGACGCTGAGCGGCGCCGCACACGCCGAAGATTCAAGCGCCACGCTGAAGAAGATCCGCGAAACCGGTGTGATCTCGCTCGGCGTGCGCGAATCGTCGGTGCCGTTTTCCTACTATGACGAGCAGCAGCAGGTGATTGGCTACGCGCAGGCGATCGCGTTGAAGATCGTCGACGAGGTGAAAAAAGAGCTGAACCTGCCGAACCTCAAAGTGAAGGAAGTGCCGATTACGTCGCAAAACCGGATTCCGCTGATCCAGAACGGCACTATCGATATCGAATGCGGTTCGACCACCCACACCAAAGATCGGGACAACCAGGTCGCGTTTTCGAACAGCTTCTTTCAGTACGGCGTGCGCATGATCGTGAAGAAGAACTCGGGGATAAAGGATTTTCCCGATCTCGCCGGCAAGACGGTCGTGACGACGGCGGGTACGTCCGAGGAACGCCTGCTGCGGCAGATGAACAATGAGAAGGGCATGAACATGCGTCTGATCAGCGCGAAAGATCACGCGGAATCTTTCCTCAACGTGAAGACCGGCCGTGCCGTTGCATTTGTGATGGACGATCCGCTGTTGTATGGTGCTAAGGCCAAGGAGGCGGATGCGAACGACTACCTGATCACCGGCACGCCGCCGATGTCCGAAGTGTACGGCTGCATGTTCCGCAAGGAAGACCCGGGCTTCAAGAAGCTCGCCGACGGCGTGATCGCGCGGCTGCAAACCTCGGGCGAGGCGGCCACGATGTATCAGAAGTGGTTCATGCAACCGATTCCGCCGAAGGGCATCAACTTGAACTATCCGCTTTCGGCGGATATGAAGTCGCTGTTCGCGAACCCGAACGACCGCGCGCTGGATTGA
- a CDS encoding SDR family oxidoreductase: MTGTGIRKVALVTGAGSGIGRACALRLLEHGYSVVLAGRRQAPLDAAAEEARQRGGDALAVACDVTDAHSVAALFDTIRAWRGRLDVLFNNAGRNGSPVDIDELDIEEWRSVVDTNLTGVFLCTRAAFGLMKTQTPRGGRIINNGSISAHAPRPNSIAYTATKHAITGITKAVSLDGRKYDIVCGQIDIGNAATVMAERMARGVPQANGEIAVEPLMDVQHVADAVLHMAELPLSANVQFMTIMASKMPFVGRG, translated from the coding sequence GTGACAGGAACGGGAATCAGGAAAGTGGCGCTGGTGACGGGCGCGGGCAGCGGCATCGGCCGGGCCTGTGCGCTCAGGCTGCTGGAACACGGCTATAGCGTCGTGCTGGCCGGTCGCCGCCAGGCGCCACTCGACGCCGCGGCCGAAGAAGCACGGCAACGGGGTGGCGACGCGCTTGCCGTGGCTTGCGACGTGACGGACGCCCACAGCGTCGCCGCGCTGTTCGACACGATCCGCGCGTGGCGAGGGCGGCTCGACGTGCTGTTCAACAACGCGGGCCGCAACGGCTCGCCGGTGGATATCGACGAACTCGATATCGAAGAATGGCGCTCGGTGGTCGACACCAATCTCACCGGCGTGTTTCTCTGCACGCGCGCGGCCTTCGGCCTGATGAAAACGCAGACGCCGCGGGGTGGCCGGATCATCAACAACGGCTCGATTTCCGCGCACGCGCCGCGGCCGAACAGCATCGCCTATACCGCGACCAAGCACGCGATTACCGGCATCACGAAAGCGGTTTCGCTCGACGGCCGCAAATACGACATCGTGTGCGGGCAGATCGACATCGGCAATGCCGCGACGGTGATGGCCGAGCGGATGGCGCGCGGCGTGCCGCAGGCAAACGGCGAAATCGCGGTCGAACCGTTGATGGACGTGCAACATGTTGCCGACGCGGTGCTGCATATGGCGGAGTTGCCGTTGTCGGCGAATGTGCAGTTCATGACGATCATGGCGAGCAAGATGCCGTTCGTCGGCAGAGGCTGA
- a CDS encoding oxidoreductase-like domain-containing protein: MPRATPKDDPQPVPPVQPELEDCCHSGCNPCVFDLYDEALERYQSALAEWQARQAAPAVRTTHERQSKPRTRR; the protein is encoded by the coding sequence GTGCCCCGAGCCACACCCAAGGACGACCCGCAGCCGGTGCCGCCCGTTCAGCCCGAGCTCGAAGATTGTTGTCATAGCGGCTGCAATCCGTGTGTCTTCGATCTCTACGATGAAGCGCTCGAGCGCTATCAGTCAGCGCTCGCCGAATGGCAGGCAAGGCAAGCGGCGCCGGCGGTGCGAACCACGCACGAGCGGCAGAGCAAGCCGCGCACGCGCCGCTAA
- a CDS encoding NAD-dependent protein deacetylase, whose translation MTDPQPAHVEPFNASHTLDDLHTFVQRYPRLFVLTGAGISTDSGIPGYRDDNGAWKRSPPITLQEFLGTAAMRQRYWARSMVGWPVVAGAQPNAAHTALARLEAAGHVPTLVTQNVDGLHQRAGSREVIELHGGIDGVTCLDCGMQHTRASIQQTLEAGNPALLNVTAETAADGDAHLEWHDLESFRVPACTNCGGLLKPSVVFFGESVPRERVEAASHALDAADAVLVVGSSLMVYSGYRFCVWAQKQGKPIVAINLGRTRADPLLSLKIAAPCADTLTALAGRLALD comes from the coding sequence ATGACCGACCCCCAGCCCGCACACGTCGAACCCTTCAACGCGTCGCACACGCTGGACGACCTGCATACCTTCGTGCAGCGCTATCCACGTCTGTTCGTGCTGACCGGCGCGGGCATTAGCACCGACTCCGGCATTCCAGGCTATCGCGACGACAATGGCGCATGGAAGCGTTCGCCGCCGATCACGCTGCAGGAATTTCTCGGCACGGCCGCGATGCGTCAGCGCTATTGGGCACGCAGCATGGTCGGCTGGCCGGTCGTGGCCGGCGCGCAGCCCAACGCCGCGCATACCGCATTGGCCCGGCTCGAGGCAGCGGGCCACGTGCCGACGCTCGTCACGCAGAACGTCGACGGTTTGCACCAGCGCGCGGGCAGCCGCGAGGTGATCGAACTGCACGGCGGCATTGATGGCGTGACCTGCCTGGACTGCGGCATGCAGCATACGCGGGCGTCGATCCAGCAGACGCTTGAAGCCGGCAATCCCGCGCTTCTGAACGTCACTGCCGAAACCGCGGCCGACGGCGACGCGCATCTGGAGTGGCACGATCTGGAATCTTTCCGCGTTCCGGCATGTACGAACTGTGGCGGTTTGCTGAAGCCCTCGGTGGTGTTCTTCGGCGAAAGCGTGCCGCGCGAGCGTGTCGAAGCGGCTTCGCATGCGCTCGATGCGGCGGACGCCGTGCTGGTGGTCGGCTCGTCGCTGATGGTTTATTCCGGTTACCGCTTCTGCGTGTGGGCGCAGAAGCAGGGCAAGCCGATCGTTGCGATCAATCTGGGGCGCACGCGCGCCGATCCGCTTCTGTCGCTGAAAATCGCCGCACCCTGTGCCGATACGCTGACCGCGCTCGCGGGCCGTCTCGCACTGGACTAG
- a CDS encoding pyridoxamine 5'-phosphate oxidase family protein — MLTTIEQLEAIYGQPHERAVNKEIPYVNEDYRAFIEVAPFVVLATAGPEGLDCSPRGDAPGFVRVIDERTLALPDRIGNNRIDSLRNIIAEPHLALLFIIPGVGESLRVNGRGRISNDPELLDSFAVEGKLPRTVLLIDVDAVYFHCSKALVRSKLWDPAHHVERSRLPSAGEIHRRINGMQFDAATYDRELAERVRTTLY, encoded by the coding sequence ATGTTGACGACGATCGAACAGCTCGAAGCAATCTACGGTCAGCCTCACGAGCGCGCAGTGAACAAAGAGATTCCCTACGTGAACGAAGACTATCGCGCGTTCATCGAGGTCGCGCCGTTCGTGGTGCTCGCCACCGCCGGTCCCGAAGGTCTCGACTGTTCACCGCGCGGCGACGCACCGGGTTTCGTGCGCGTGATCGACGAACGCACGCTCGCACTGCCGGACCGCATCGGCAACAATCGCATCGACAGTCTGCGCAATATCATCGCCGAGCCGCATCTGGCGCTGCTGTTCATCATTCCGGGCGTCGGCGAAAGTTTGCGCGTGAACGGCCGCGGCCGCATTTCCAACGATCCGGAATTGCTGGACAGTTTCGCCGTCGAAGGTAAACTGCCGCGCACCGTTTTGCTGATCGACGTCGACGCGGTGTATTTTCATTGCTCGAAAGCGCTGGTGCGCTCGAAACTGTGGGATCCGGCGCATCATGTCGAACGTTCACGCCTGCCGAGCGCGGGCGAGATCCACCGGCGCATCAACGGCATGCAGTTCGATGCGGCGACCTATGACCGTGAGCTCGCCGAACGCGTGCGCACGACGCTGTACTGA